GAAGGGCTTCTTGTGGCCCCAGAATCCCTGAGGGCAGGGCATTTTGTGACCCCAGAAATGGGGAGGGGCTGTTGCTGTTGAGGAAGACCTCAGAAAAATGCTGGAGTGGCTGATTGGGACAATCGGGAGAATCTGCGATGGATTGTGCTGGAAACGCTCAGGAAACGTAATAGATTATTCTGAATGCTATAGTGGCTCTCAAACTGTCTGGCTCTCAAAAGTCACATGTGTGACCAAGCCTGAGAACCACTGCCCCTTTTCTGACACCACAGCCAGTACATCACTCACCCACCTTTCTTTCTCAGACACGGAGAAGGTCCTGGCTGAAGAGGACCACAGGATCGGAGCATTCTCCTTCACAGTGGCACTTTACGATGAAAGGGCCGAGGTGGAGAGGCTGGACCCACATAGGTTCATCCTGAGTGGATTTGCTGGCAGCTGCAAGCACAGCATCATTTCCATCTACATCAAGAGCTGCAGCAAGGGGGCGGAACACTCGTGGGAGACCCTCAGTGAACTAGGCAGCTTGGCAGTCACCTTTAAGCAGGACATCGGTGAGCTCCGCACTTTTATAAATGTTGGTATTAAGGAATTAGTAGCTTGCCGATTTAAAGTAAGGTGTGAATTCTGGTGTATACAGCAGCAAAGCAGGTAAAGtgcagacaaacaaacatgTAGTATAAAAcaagacaaagtgcaaagacagcATATCTTGTGCAAACTAATTAAAAGTACACAGTACACAAACCACACCCTAAAAAGAATATTACGGGAATAAACACGATGcatatagaaataaaaaattagTAATGGTAGTTAATTAGTAATGATAGTTTGTGCAATTATATATGAAAATGGATAACACTGGACTTTTCCTATAGCAAAGATGGGGTGCTTCCTGACATGTTCTGGCTGGGGGGTGACATGTCTGGAGGAGATGTATTTACATTTCAATCTTAGAAACAgttgtataaaagaaataaaggTGTATTAATATGGAATAACTAGAATTCTACAGGACTGAGTTGCAGATGATCTTCGCTTGCTTAATATATCAATCCTTCATTTAGACATAAAGTTTTTTCTGGAGAAATGCTCCATGAAGAAGCTGGAGGACATGGAGATCACAGCTTCCCGTATGATGCGCACAGACACCATCTTGGTCGAGGGTAAGATGGACGGCATCTCTGAGGAGGCACTGAAGTTGTACTTCAACAGCAAGAGGAGTAAAGGGGGAAATATCCGCTCCTTGAACTGGGTCGACAAGACCAGGAGTGTGACTGTAACCTTCAGAGACTGGCGTGGTATGTTTTGACTGtattctttctgtttttaaggCCCTAGACTTTTCTAATAGATCTGTGCCATTGCACTGCGATTTTCATACAGTCTTGTAATGTTCAGTTGGATAGAGTAGTTCCCAGGGCTGGACTTATCATCTGGCTTACCGTGCATTTACCGGGGTggccaatggggggggggggagcacaaaGAATCGCTGGCCCACACCCCCATCGGCAAATTTGATATTTGATGGGCCTGCATGGGCAAAAGTGTAGGGCctatttttaatcccagtccagccctggtaGCTCCTACAAAAATATCCAGCTTTGTTGAAGTTCTAAGTTGAAAAGATGAACCTAAATTTATTAACCTAATGCTGTCTTTGAGAAATATCTGGTAATTATAAACAGAAGTAGTGATTTACATTTAATAACTCTGATGTCGAGACATTTTAAGCAGTGTCACAGCAACATTTACTGGTTCTCCTTCAACAGTGGCCCACAATGTCGCTGAACAGGCTCATAGTCTTGGTGGGGTCAGTCTGCAAGCGGTTCTGTTCTACACCCATCTGCAGAAGGCTCTGACTGGAAGAACCGCGCCCCCACCCACCGCTCCTAGCAAAATAACCTTATATGACGACTCTGTGCTGCTCGACCGCCTGAGTCACAACAAGAAGTTCAAGGAGCAGTTTGAGAAGACACTGCAGGACGTCCACGCTAGAGTTTCAGTTGACAAAACCATGGAACAGTCAAAGATTTCGCTGGAGATGACAGTGGACCAAGAGTCTCTGCAGATGTACCATGTGGCCTCTGTTTGGGAGAGCAAAGCCAGGACTGATGTGGAGAGCCTGCTGAAGAGAGATATTGTGATCAAGCTGGATGCTGAAAATGAAATCTGGAAGAGGATCAAGGATACATGCCTCAGCCTGGTCTCCCCTGATGTCAGTGTCTTTTATGAAGGTCCCCATCATAGAATTTTGGTGGTGGGGCAGAAAAATGAAGCGAATCCAGTTGTGGATTCTGTTAGGCTCCTTGTGAAGAACACCAGTGAGGAACTGGCAATTCAGAGAAATACCGTGGTGAGGATGATCACTCTGAATTCTAAAGAGGAGCTTGGTTTTCTCTGGAACATGGTTTCCAGTAAAGTGGATGGTGTTGAAATATCAAAAGATGATGAAAACCTGAGCATCTACCTTAAAGGACTCACAGACCCAGTAAGTTCAGCAGAAATGATTAtcaagaaagagaaagagaattTGGCCACTAAACCATTAAATATCTCAGTTCACCTAGCAAAGTTTTTGAAATCTTTGGACTTGAAAAAGTTTGAGCATGATCACTTTGTTCAGCAGAAATCCCAGGAAGGTATTTGTGCAGTCATCCTGAAGTGTGGGGATTCTTACCAGATCCTTGCAGAgaaaaaagatatttttaaagCTGAACAGACTGTAATGGCGGTTTTGAAAGAGGAAGTGTTGGAGCTGACCCCTGAACAACTGAAGGTCACTAAGGACGAAAACTGGAGGCACTTCTTTGGTGATCTGACAGAAGATGTGTCTAATGTCAAAGTTTTACAGTCTCACAAATCGATCATAATGACAGGATTCTGCAGTGCAGTGACAGACATTTCAAGGAAACTGAAAGGCTACCTAAATAACAAATTGCCAGTAACGGATGACGTTACCGTGGAGTCCGTGGAAGTGCTGGACTTTATAAATGACTGCATGAACTTGTCGGAAGTACCTGCCATCAAAGTCCTGAATGCAATAATAGTGCCATCAAAGACTtccctctgtctgaaggtcacTGCAGCCAGTGACAAGATCCAGGAAGCCATCTCGACAGTGAAAAACCAGCTGGCTCTCATTGTGAAGGAGAAGCACACATTTCTCAAAGCTGGGGAATTCATAGTGCTGGAGAAAAACCAGACTGCCCTCAAAGCCCAAGCCAAAGAGTTTGGGTGCATGTTGCATTTCCCTACTGAGGAAACCAGCCCTGCAGCTTCTGCTCGAAGCTACAGCCATAACATAGCTGGCAGCATCACACTAACCATTGTCCAAGGTGACATGTCCTGCCACTCGGGTGATGTCTTAGTTTGCCCATTGAGCGGTAACTTGGCTTTTGATAACCCCATCGCTCAGAAGGTTCTAAAGATCGGGGGCCCTCAGATACAAGAGGCCTTAAAGAGTTTAACTAAGGAAAGAAATGCTTTAATAGCCGGAGATGTTGTTCTTTCCAAACCAGGAAACTTATCTGCAAAGATCCTTATGTATGCTGGGATTTCTGCTTGGGGGAGTAGTGGTCACCAGCTCAACGGTCAAACCATTGAGTTCATTCACCTCAAGTCAGCAATCTTAAAATGCCTGACAAATGCGCAGGACAAGAAGTTCACCTCCATAGTGATGCCAGCTTTGGGCTGTGGAACCTTTGGCTATCCCGTTAGTGAGAGCTGCAAGGCGGTTATCGGGGCCATCCTGGAGTTCTGTGAAACCTACCAAGGAGCACCTCAGGATCTGAGAAAAATACTCATCGTTGACCCAGATATCAAGATAGTAGAGGAATTCAATAATGTGGCAAATGAAATTGTAAGTGTTGACCATAACCAAGTTTTCGTTATAGCTTAATTtatgataaaaatataaaaacattgtgTATTGTTTTTAAGTGAAGTTTTCACTTCCAGGCTGGTATACAGGCACACAGTGGCACCATGGGAAAGGACACCAGACCGTCAGACAAAGCAAATGTCACTCAACCACTGCAGGTCCCATCGAACTCAGGAGCAGGTAAGTGATGATTCACGGTTTTAAACCATTTGACATGACGATCAGCAGTCATGTGTATGCAGAACATTTGAGTTCATACCTGGACTGTCCTTCCTCCTGGCCTGGAACTTCTCTGACACCAGTATCCCGAGTGCTTGTCGGCAGTATGCTGGTGATGCTGAAAAAGGGAGATATTACCCAAGAGAAAGTGGACGCCATCGTGAATTCCACCAACAGCACTTTAAATCTTCAAACTGGTGAGGGTCCACTAGTGGGGAAGAAAAGAGGGGGTGCTGGTAGGATATTAGCGGGAAACTATAGAAATGGTTGAAATGAACTTTCAGCACAGACACTCTGTGTGCATAGTTCGGTTGCTATGGAACAACTGCTCACTTCATTACAGTAATTCCAAAGGGAGGAAGCTTCATTCTCCTTATTGCAAAGGATCGCTGTTTACTGCTAAATGCTTCGTTCACTTTTCCCATTGGCTGCAGCATTATCTCCTTATTTATTAAGATATTTTGTCTCCCTTGTATTTGAAAGGTGTCTCTGGGGCCATTCTGAAGGCAGCTGGGAAATCAGTTACAGATGAATGTGCCAAATTGGGTAATACCTTATATCCCATGATGCTCAGTGTAGGATTAAAAATCCATGCAGCAATAAGTATCAGCTTCATACATGATTACCTATGTAATCAGTATGACTGAGTAGCTCTCTTTAAGAGTGCTGCTCTGATGGGTGGTTTTAGGTGCTTACCTTAAACATGCTCACCCTGTCAGGTACCCAGAAAGAGGACGGAGTGGTGGTGACCAGCGGGGGCAGTCTGAGCTGCAAGCACATCATCCAGATGGTGGGGCCAAGCACCACAGCTGGCATCACAGCCTCCATAGAGAAGGTCCTGCAGCTGTGTGAGAACAAGACTTGTGCTAAGGTTTCCATCCCAGCCATTGGGACAGGTGAAACCACACCCACACCACGCCTCCTGTCACCCTCAGCCAATGAGTGATCCTTTTATTAAATACCAAGGTCATGTGGCAGAACAATAAAGCAGCGCATTTTAAATGGTTAATTTCTCACAGGAAAAGGTAACATTGGACCAAAGGAGTCTCTCCAAGCCATCCTCAAAGGACTGGAGAACCATTCATCAAAGACGGCCTCAACCTGCATCCGATTCGTTTACATAGTGGCCTTAGAAGACAGGGTCTTCCAGTGCCTTTATGAATATTTTGTTGAGAAGACCCACCTGTCACTGCCCAAGAAGCAGGTCTTTGTGCTTATTTGTTTGATATTGAACACCAGTGACCCTCCATATGAGGAAGATTTAGCTATGCAAACCTTTGCCTGTAGGTTTATTGCAGCTTTAGACTAACGTGTCCTGGGGTTGGGCTATATAGTCTCATGTcagtatatttatttgtatgtgattaaaaatttgattttaatgGGATATTCATTGTTTTTCCTCTCTGTTTTGTCTGGAATTTCAGTCAAGTGAGGAGCAGCTACCTGCGAATCAAGGTAAGCTCCCATTGTGGCATTTGCAAAAAAAGTTTATCTTCATATGATTTGAGTATTTATAAAAGATGCTCATTCCACCCCTGACATGTCAACTTGAAGTACGTTTTCCTGCATTTATTTGCATTTGCTCCTACTAAAATCACATTGACGGACCTCTAAAGTCAAGATCCGTGAGGTGAGACTGGAGGTGCGGAAAGGAAACATCGTCACAGAAACAGTGAGAGGCATCGTCAACACCACCAACAAGGATCTCAGCCTGAAAGGCGGTAAGCAGCAAGCGCTTCTGAATGCACCATCCTTCATGTCACTGTGGTAACCTCTGGGTTTAGCTGGAAGACGTTTCTATCTCTCATGTTTCAGGTGTTTCTGGAGCTATACTGAAGGCTGCCGGACAGTCAGTGGAAGACGAATGCAAGAAACTCAGTGAGTCTGCATTATATGGCATGGAGTGCTTTGATTTAACTGCAAAGGCCGCTCAGACTGTCACCTGCCTGTGTCTGCATGCAGGTCCCCTGGATGATGACAGGGTCGCCGTTACTGGTGGTGGAGCTCTACAATGTGACTTCATCATCCACATGCTGGGGCCTCATTCGTGTGCTGCCGTGACTTCCCGGGTGGAGAGGGTGCTGGAAGAGTGCGAGAACAACCAGATCACCACAGTCTCCTTCCCTGCTGTTGGCACTGGTCAGCATGTCCCTCTCCAATATGTAATATAATGGACAGATAAGATACCATAGATATATAACCAGTACCATAGATATCTAACCAGCACATTAGATATTCATGATGAAAACACTCACCATAAATATCCAGCTACAGCTGCTAGTATTGTGTCTTTTTTCTGAGCAGTAGTTGACATTCTGTGGTTAGTTGCAACATTGTAAATTTATGTTTTCTTGGTGTTGCTTCTGAAAGCACTCTTCGCATATTGGTTCTTATCCCAGTAACAGATCCAGTTAATCGATAAGCGATTTCACTTGGTCACTGATGTCCGTTCAGAGCAAAAACAGAGGAGTCGTTTCTGATGCATGTAATTAAACAGAAGAGTATAGTGGTCTACTTGAATCTTGTTATTCATTCTGTATCTTTCCATTCACTCTGACTGCAGGGGGCGGTGGTCTGAAAGCAGCAGATGCAATCACTGCCATGCTCAAAGGGTTTGAGACCCACCTCACTCGGCGTGCCTCCACCGTACTCAAACTGGTCTACGTTGTTATTGACAAAGATGACATCCTGAAAGACGTTCTTCAGGGACTCCAGctgtggaaaacaaaatcaACAGTATGGAATAATAACAACTTGAAATAACTGAATCGTTGAATCAAGCAGTGACCTGTTGTCCTTCATTTACCAAATGgtatttttaaagaaatcatgttgtattgattaatttatatgtATTATTTGGTTTCTCTTCAACCAGAATGAATCccttgatgatgatgaggaggatTGGAGCTCTGAATCTGAAGAGGAAGATCAGGGTTCCTCTAGCAGT
This window of the Paramormyrops kingsleyae isolate MSU_618 chromosome 1, PKINGS_0.4, whole genome shotgun sequence genome carries:
- the parp14rs3 gene encoding protein mono-ADP-ribosyltransferase PARP14 isoform X3; amino-acid sequence: MDGKVLLLEGLPDQAASLKAKLELYFKNRRKSGGEVLEIQEHPNDRKKALLVYATDEDARKVLEKKIHAVDFKGLGKVDLIVKQHGEKMNTGIKRESRTPSPSLIKEKQEHCREAPGKQEQVTVCQESSQQGDGGTVTLLVSGTQSINENLLTMYFEQYSNNVNIKKHGEDGWILRLSNQSDTEKVLAEEDHRIGAFSFTVALYDERAEVERLDPHRFILSGFAGSCKHSIISIYIKSCSKGAEHSWETLSELGSLAVTFKQDIDIKFFLEKCSMKKLEDMEITASRMMRTDTILVEGKMDGISEEALKLYFNSKRSKGGNIRSLNWVDKTRSVTVTFRDWRVAHNVAEQAHSLGGVSLQAVLFYTHLQKALTGRTAPPPTAPSKITLYDDSVLLDRLSHNKKFKEQFEKTLQDVHARVSVDKTMEQSKISLEMTVDQESLQMYHVASVWESKARTDVESLLKRDIVIKLDAENEIWKRIKDTCLSLVSPDVSVFYEGPHHRILVVGQKNEANPVVDSVRLLVKNTSEELAIQRNTVVRMITLNSKEELGFLWNMVSSKVDGVEISKDDENLSIYLKGLTDPVSSAEMIIKKEKENLATKPLNISVHLAKFLKSLDLKKFEHDHFVQQKSQEGICAVILKCGDSYQILAEKKDIFKAEQTVMAVLKEEVLELTPEQLKVTKDENWRHFFGDLTEDVSNVKVLQSHKSIIMTGFCSAVTDISRKLKGYLNNKLPVTDDVTVESVEVLDFINDCMNLSEVPAIKVLNAIIVPSKTSLCLKVTAASDKIQEAISTVKNQLALIVKEKHTFLKAGEFIVLEKNQTALKAQAKEFGCMLHFPTEETSPAASARSYSHNIAGSITLTIVQGDMSCHSGDVLVCPLSGNLAFDNPIAQKVLKIGGPQIQEALKSLTKERNALIAGDVVLSKPGNLSAKILMYAGISAWGSSGHQLNGQTIEFIHLKSAILKCLTNAQDKKFTSIVMPALGCGTFGYPVSESCKAVIGAILEFCETYQGAPQDLRKILIVDPDIKIVEEFNNVANEIAGIQAHSGTMGKDTRPSDKANVTQPLQVPSNSGAVSRVLVGSMLVMLKKGDITQEKVDAIVNSTNSTLNLQTGVSGAILKAAGKSVTDECAKLGTQKEDGVVVTSGGSLSCKHIIQMVGPSTTAGITASIEKVLQLCENKTCAKVSIPAIGTGKGNIGPKESLQAILKGLENHSSKTASTCIRFVYIVALEDRVFQCLYEYFVEKTHLSLPKKQSSEEQLPANQVKIREVRLEVRKGNIVTETVRGIVNTTNKDLSLKGGVSGAILKAAGQSVEDECKKLSPLDDDRVAVTGGGALQCDFIIHMLGPHSCAAVTSRVERVLEECENNQITTVSFPAVGTGGGGLKAADAITAMLKGFETHLTRRASTVLKLVYVVIDKDDILKDVLQGLQLWKTKSTNESLDDDEEDWSSESEEEDQGSSSSSIKVVMGPIDIKAFCGDITKETTDAVVNSTNTSLNLNTGVSGAILKAAGNSVVDECKALGTQPSDGLVVTKPGKLPVKHIVHMVGQTTDKAITSSMCKVLKACNDIKVQSVSFPALGTGAGNLHADHVAVAMMDAIQNFLQDNPQPSVTSIHIVIFQQNMFSSFEQAMKKCKVSPAEKLEKSKPVPKSSQSHPSLDITSLLANVTYPTMTVEVYGTTAGSLAQVKKCLEDLLAEECSSQDVEAQSLCFLQEAEKQAIIDLSNKHHLCVAVHVNKLTVSGKKDDVLMAVLKIKDLLQGAKERENQKFEKERIKKTVLWEKVKQGSWTSIKSNISYNLECAYIRQEKTYLFTQKGKTYKVNLEQMQMTNGKGINFKIRRTPLVGDSGTAVIQTPPTWTKMAGKNYIVVPLVATSQEYQNISKDFIASCQHFTKTETKRIEVVQRDSSMTCCGRAILCGNRPLIRSILRTPMSRCSTTAPQRKSARRSMPTASTGASAAETLQSTAWEPTSPKKLTTLAMIVTPAQTIRARSTFTGPVS
- the parp14rs3 gene encoding protein mono-ADP-ribosyltransferase PARP14 isoform X1; the protein is MDGKVLLLEGLPDQAASLKAKLELYFKNRRKSGGEVLEIQEHPNDRKKALLVYATDEDARKVLEKKIHAVDFKGLGKVDLIVKQHGEKMNTGIKRESRTPSPSLIKEKQEHCREAPGKQEQVTVCQESSQQGDGGTVTLLVSGTQSINENLLTMYFEQYSNNVNIKKHGEDGWILRLSNQSDTEKVLAEEDHRIGAFSFTVALYDERAEVERLDPHRFILSGFAGSCKHSIISIYIKSCSKGAEHSWETLSELGSLAVTFKQDIDIKFFLEKCSMKKLEDMEITASRMMRTDTILVEGKMDGISEEALKLYFNSKRSKGGNIRSLNWVDKTRSVTVTFRDWRVAHNVAEQAHSLGGVSLQAVLFYTHLQKALTGRTAPPPTAPSKITLYDDSVLLDRLSHNKKFKEQFEKTLQDVHARVSVDKTMEQSKISLEMTVDQESLQMYHVASVWESKARTDVESLLKRDIVIKLDAENEIWKRIKDTCLSLVSPDVSVFYEGPHHRILVVGQKNEANPVVDSVRLLVKNTSEELAIQRNTVVRMITLNSKEELGFLWNMVSSKVDGVEISKDDENLSIYLKGLTDPVSSAEMIIKKEKENLATKPLNISVHLAKFLKSLDLKKFEHDHFVQQKSQEGICAVILKCGDSYQILAEKKDIFKAEQTVMAVLKEEVLELTPEQLKVTKDENWRHFFGDLTEDVSNVKVLQSHKSIIMTGFCSAVTDISRKLKGYLNNKLPVTDDVTVESVEVLDFINDCMNLSEVPAIKVLNAIIVPSKTSLCLKVTAASDKIQEAISTVKNQLALIVKEKHTFLKAGEFIVLEKNQTALKAQAKEFGCMLHFPTEETSPAASARSYSHNIAGSITLTIVQGDMSCHSGDVLVCPLSGNLAFDNPIAQKVLKIGGPQIQEALKSLTKERNALIAGDVVLSKPGNLSAKILMYAGISAWGSSGHQLNGQTIEFIHLKSAILKCLTNAQDKKFTSIVMPALGCGTFGYPVSESCKAVIGAILEFCETYQGAPQDLRKILIVDPDIKIVEEFNNVANEIAGIQAHSGTMGKDTRPSDKANVTQPLQVPSNSGAVSRVLVGSMLVMLKKGDITQEKVDAIVNSTNSTLNLQTGVSGAILKAAGKSVTDECAKLGTQKEDGVVVTSGGSLSCKHIIQMVGPSTTAGITASIEKVLQLCENKTCAKVSIPAIGTGKGNIGPKESLQAILKGLENHSSKTASTCIRFVYIVALEDRVFQCLYEYFVEKTHLSLPKKQSSEEQLPANQVKIREVRLEVRKGNIVTETVRGIVNTTNKDLSLKGGVSGAILKAAGQSVEDECKKLSPLDDDRVAVTGGGALQCDFIIHMLGPHSCAAVTSRVERVLEECENNQITTVSFPAVGTGGGGLKAADAITAMLKGFETHLTRRASTVLKLVYVVIDKDDILKDVLQGLQLWKTKSTNESLDDDEEDWSSESEEEDQGSSSSSIKVVMGPIDIKAFCGDITKETTDAVVNSTNTSLNLNTGVSGAILKAAGNSVVDECKALGTQPSDGLVVTKPGKLPVKHIVHMVGQTTDKAITSSMCKVLKACNDIKVQSVSFPALGTGAGNLHADHVAVAMMDAIQNFLQDNPQPSVTSIHIVIFQQNMFSSFEQAMKKCKVSPAEKLEKSKPVPKSSQSHPSLDITSLLANVTYPTMTVEVYGTTAGSLAQVKKCLEDLLAEECSSQDVEAQSLCFLQEAEKQAIIDLSNKHHLCVAVHVNKLTVSGKKDDVLMAVLKIKDLLQGAKERENQKFEKERIKKTVLWEKVKQGSWTSIKSNISYNLECAYIRQEKTYLFTQKGKTYKVNLEQMQMTNGKGINFKIRRTPLVGDSGTAVIQTPPTWTKMAGKNYIVVPLVATSQEYQNISKDFIASCQHFTKTETKRIEVVQIERLQHDVLWQSYSVRKQAIDKKYPKNPNEQMLYHGTTKEICQKINAYGFNRSFCGRNATKYGLGTYFAKEAYYSCYDSYSSPDDQGQKYIYRARVLTGKPCLGESGLKEPKALNPNDPQAGLHDCAVDKLQNPFIFVVFCDSGAYPEYLITFKAV
- the parp14rs3 gene encoding protein mono-ADP-ribosyltransferase PARP14 isoform X2, producing MDGKVLLLEGLPDQAASLKAKLELYFKNRRKSGGEVLEIQEHPNDRKKALLVYATDEDARKVLEKKIHAVDFKGLGKVDLIVKQHGEKMNTGIKRESRTPSPSLIKEKQEHCREAPGKQEQVTVCQESSQQGDGGTVTLLVSGTQSINENLLTMYFEQYSNNVNIKKHGEDGWILRLSNQSDTEKVLAEEDHRIGAFSFTVALYDERAEVERLDPHRFILSGFAGSCKHSIISIYIKSCSKGAEHSWETLSELGSLAVTFKQDIDIKFFLEKCSMKKLEDMEITASRMMRTDTILVEGKMDGISEEALKLYFNSKRSKGGNIRSLNWVDKTRSVTVTFRDWRVAHNVAEQAHSLGGVSLQAVLFYTHLQKALTGRTAPPPTAPSKITLYDDSVLLDRLSHNKKFKEQFEKTLQDVHARVSVDKTMEQSKISLEMTVDQESLQMYHVASVWESKARTDVESLLKRDIVIKLDAENEIWKRIKDTCLSLVSPDVSVFYEGPHHRILVVGQKNEANPVVDSVRLLVKNTSEELAIQRNTVVRMITLNSKEELGFLWNMVSSKVDGVEISKDDENLSIYLKGLTDPVSSAEMIIKKEKENLATKPLNISVHLAKFLKSLDLKKFEHDHFVQQKSQEGICAVILKCGDSYQILAEKKDIFKAEQTVMAVLKEEVLELTPEQLKVTKDENWRHFFGDLTEDVSNVKVLQSHKSIIMTGFCSAVTDISRKLKGYLNNKLPVTDDVTVESVEVLDFINDCMNLSEVPAIKVLNAIIVPSKTSLCLKVTAASDKIQEAISTVKNQLALIVKEKHTFLKAGEFIVLEKNQTALKAQAKEFGCMLHFPTEETSPAASARSYSHNIAGSITLTIVQGDMSCHSGDVLVCPLSGNLAFDNPIAQKVLKIGGPQIQEALKSLTKERNALIAGDVVLSKPGNLSAKILMYAGISAWGSSGHQLNGQTIEFIHLKSAILKCLTNAQDKKFTSIVMPALGCGTFGYPVSESCKAVIGAILEFCETYQGAPQDLRKILIVDPDIKIVEEFNNVANEIAGIQAHSGTMGKDTRPSDKANVTQPLQVPSNSGAVSRVLVGSMLVMLKKGDITQEKVDAIVNSTNSTLNLQTGVSGAILKAAGKSVTDECAKLGTQKEDGVVVTSGGSLSCKHIIQMVGPSTTAGITASIEKVLQLCENKTCAKVSIPAIGTGKGNIGPKESLQAILKGLENHSSKTASTCIRFVYIVALEDRVFQCLYEYFVEKTHLSLPKKQSSEEQLPANQVKIREVRLEVRKGNIVTETVRGIVNTTNKDLSLKGGVSGAILKAAGQSVEDECKKLSPLDDDRVAVTGGGALQCDFIIHMLGPHSCAAVTSRVERVLEECENNQITTVSFPAVGTGGGGLKAADAITAMLKGFETHLTRRASTVLKLVYVVIDKDDILKDVLQGLQLWKTKSTNESLDDDEEDWSSESEEEDQGSSSSSIKVVMGPIDIKAFCGDITKETTDAVVNSTNTSLNLNTGVSGAILKAAGNSVVDECKALGTQPSDGLVVTKPGKLPVKHIVHMVGQTTDKAITSSMCKVLKACNDIKVQSVSFPALGTGAGNLHADHVAVAMMDAIQNFLQDNPQPSVTSIHIVIFQQNMFSSFEQAMKKSEKLEKSKPVPKSSQSHPSLDITSLLANVTYPTMTVEVYGTTAGSLAQVKKCLEDLLAEECSSQDVEAQSLCFLQEAEKQAIIDLSNKHHLCVAVHVNKLTVSGKKDDVLMAVLKIKDLLQGAKERENQKFEKERIKKTVLWEKVKQGSWTSIKSNISYNLECAYIRQEKTYLFTQKGKTYKVNLEQMQMTNGKGINFKIRRTPLVGDSGTAVIQTPPTWTKMAGKNYIVVPLVATSQEYQNISKDFIASCQHFTKTETKRIEVVQIERLQHDVLWQSYSVRKQAIDKKYPKNPNEQMLYHGTTKEICQKINAYGFNRSFCGRNATKYGLGTYFAKEAYYSCYDSYSSPDDQGQKYIYRARVLTGKPCLGESGLKEPKALNPNDPQAGLHDCAVDKLQNPFIFVVFCDSGAYPEYLITFKAV